CAGCGTCCGCAGAAAGCTGTTGCTGCCCAGCCATCTGCCGCCAAAGAGCAGGCAGGTGCCCACCACCAGACCGCAGAAGAAGGCGCTCAAGCTGTCCCAAAACCCGCCGCCGAACAGGGGACAGAAGAAAGCGGGGGCGATACCGTAGCCCAGCAGCACCGTGGCGGGGCGGTGGCGGCGGCAGGAGGCAGGGAGGCGGTCCACCATGGCCCGGGCCTCGTCCAGGGGCGGTACGGTACGGCAGAGCTGGCGGCATAAAGCGTTGCAGCTCTCCAGTAGCTCCAGATCCGTGCCGTGGGCACTGATCCGGCGCATCCGGGTCACCGGACGGCCATCCTCCGCCATCAAACTGACAATCAAACAGCTGGGGATGGCAAACACCTGGGCGTCCTTGCCTTGGTAGGCCTGCAGCAGCCGGTAGACGGAC
This DNA window, taken from Dysosmobacter welbionis, encodes the following:
- a CDS encoding threonine/serine exporter family protein → MDSDKLLNLATSLGCLLAESGAEISRVEESVYRLLQAYQGKDAQVFAIPSCLIVSLMAEDGRPVTRMRRISAHGTDLELLESCNALCRQLCRTVPPLDEARAMVDRLPASCRRHRPATVLLGYGIAPAFFCPLFGGGFWDSLSAFFCGLVVGTCLLFGGRWLGSNSFLRTLVCSGIASLLSLLLVRAGLGNNVDLVTIGVLMLLVPGVALTNAMREIVAGDTYSGLSRTAEAILIATGIALGAAVGLGIGYIL